One part of the Quercus lobata isolate SW786 chromosome 7, ValleyOak3.0 Primary Assembly, whole genome shotgun sequence genome encodes these proteins:
- the LOC115952462 gene encoding receptor-like protein 7 isoform X1, with protein sequence MKISLFSWLFFVPICSIFLNLGIFVVSQNCLSDQRDLLQRFKNNLQFNHALSTKLVHWNASSNCCSWEGVTCSNGINEGRVIGLNLTKESIYGELVNSSPLFSLQHLQNLSLAFNNFSKSTIPAGFGNLTNLSYLNLSNAGFEGQIPLEISNLKRLVTLDLSISSLWSVSMLKIENPDLAMIVRNFGELKELYLDGVNISASGNNWCEALSSSLGNLTVLSMSNCYLSGPFNSSLSNLHSLSIIRLNFNPFNAPVPEFFANFTNLTSLSLSSCGLYGTFPEKVFRVLTLQTLDLSNNGLLQGSFPEFLPNASIRSLLLSTTNFSGALPDSIGNLTMLSRLDLSNCNFSGSIPKSIANLIQLVYLDMSFNEFNGLIPSFSMAKNLTQINLSHNNLEGSINSTRWEELIKLVNLDLGYNSIGGSIPMSPFSHPSLQKLQLSNNNFSGGLQEFNVSSYPLNTLDLSSNNLEGPLPASVINLQGIKSLLFSYNKFNGSFQLDGIQQLRNLSNLDLSYNKLSINYNGTTSSLLFPHFTTFKLASCNLRKFPDFLRNQSKLNTLDLSKNQIHGEIPNWIWKFNNLTYLNLSHNRLVTLQEPLPNLPSLLSVIDLHSNQLQGKLPDLPPVVQYLDFSMNNFSSVIPTSIGISLNFTIFLSLSSNKFQGEIPQSLCNGTYLLVLDLSNNSLSGAIPQCFYAMSETLGVLNLMRNNLSGTISDKFPGKCGLQTLSLNGNLLHGKLPESLANCSNLEVLDIGNNHIEDVFPCYLKNISRLRVLVLRSNNFSGSIGCDGSNVTWPTLQILDLASNNFTGQFPNKSFSTWKAMMANEDKVVSKLNHLQFRFLHFGQLYYQDMITVTSKGLAIELVKILTIFTSIDISANKLDGSIPEDIGDLKSLYIFNLSHNALTGKIPPSLGNLSELESLDLSSNMLKGEIPMQLVDLTFLAVLNLSFNKLVGWIPQGKQFATFSENSYEGNRGLCGSPLVTKCTNVTAPPPSATQKSEGTSSTTLIGFDWQFILTGLGFGVGAAVFVAPITFWDKGRKWHDDSIDKILLVILPMMGLSYTGCYNAKVEAEEDIEDENTEDSEDNDDDNEMEDEEIRGRYCVICSKLDISRKRVIHDPLCACLNSPRISSFSSASSSSS encoded by the coding sequence ATGAAAATTTCACTCTTTTCATGGCTTTTCTTCGTACCCATATGCTCAATTTTCCTCAACCTCGGTATCTTTGTGGTGTCTCAAAACTGTCTTAGTGATCAGCGAGACTTGTTGCAAAGATTCAAGAACAACCTCCAATTCAACCATGCTTTGTCCACAAAACTGGTGCACTGGAATGCGAGCTCAAACTGCTGTTCTTGGGAAGGTGTAACTTGCAGCAATGGAATCAACGAGGGACGCGTTATTGGTCTCAATCTGACCAAGGAATCAATCTATGGTGAACTTGTCAATTCAAGTCCCCTTTTCAGTCTTCAACATCTCCAGAACCTGAGTTTGGCTTTTAACAACTTCAGCAAGTCTACGATTCCAGCGGGGTTTGGCAATCTGACGAATTTGAGTTATTTAAACCTATCAAATGCTGGCTTTGAGGGACAGATTCCCTTAGAGATTTCGAACTTGAAAAGGTTGGTTACCCTTGATTTGTCTATCTCTTCTTTGTGGAGTGTTTCTATGCTGAAAATTGAGAACCCAGATTTAGCTATGATAGTTAGGAATTTTGGGGAGCTAAAGGAACTTTATCTTGATGGTGTAAATATATCAGCGTCAGGGAATAACTGGTGTGAGGCCTTATCATCTTCACTGGGGAATCTTACGGTGTTGAGCATGTCAAATTGTTATCTTTCAGGGCCTTTTAATTCCTCCTTATCGAATCTTCATTCCCTCTCAATTATTCGTCTCAATTTTAATCCCTTTAATGCTCCAGTTCCAGAATTTTTCGCAAATTTCACAAATTTGACTTCCTTGAGTCTCAGTTCTTGTGGATTGTATGGAACATTTCCAGAAAAAGTCTTCCGGGTTCTAACACTGCAGACACTTGACTTGTCAAATAATGGACTACTTCAAGGTTCTTTCCCAGAATTTCTTCCAAATGCTTCTATTCGGTCATTGCTGCTTAGCACCACAAACTTTTCAGGGGCACTGCCAGATTCTATTGGTAACCTTACAATGTTGTCCAGATTAGATTTATCAAATTGCAATTTCAGTGGATCAATTCCTAAGTCAATTGCAAACCTTATTCAGTTGGTTTATTTGGATATGTCGTTCAATGAATTCAACGGACTGATTCCATCATTCAGCATGGCCAAGAATCTGACACAGATAAACCTTTCTCATAATAATCTGGAAGGTAGTATCAATTCCACTCGGTGGGAAGAGCTTATAAAACTGGTGAATCTTGACTTGGGTTACAATTCAATTGGAGGGAGTATTCCAATGTCCCCGTTTTCCCATCCATCACTGCAGAAACTACAactttcaaacaacaatttttctgGTGGACTCCAGGAATTTAATGTTTCTTCTTACCCATTGAACACCCTTGATTTGAGTAGCAACAACTTGGAAGGGCCCTTACCTGCGTCTGTCATCAACCTCCAAGGTATTAAATCCCTCTTATTTTCTTACAACAAATTTAATGGTTCCTTCCAGCTTGATGGGATTCAGCAACTACGGAATCTATCAAATCTTGATCTTTCTTACAACAAGTTGTCAATCAATTATAATGGTACCACTTCTTCCTTGCTCTTTCCCCATTTTACCACATTTAAGTTGGCTTCTTGCAACCTTCGCAAATTCCCTGATTTCTTGAGAAATCAATCCAAATTAAACACCCTAGACCTTTCAAAAAACCAGATTCATGGAGAGATACctaattggatttggaaatttaaTAATCTTACGTACCTAAATCTCTCTCATAACCGCCTTGTGACTCTACAGGAGCCTTTACCGAATCTTCCTTCTCTATTAAGTGTCATAGACCTTCACTCCAACCAACTCCAGGGGAAACTCCCAGATCTCCCACCAGTTGTTCAATATCTGGACTTCTCAATGAATAATTTCAGCTCTGTAATACCAACTAGCATTGGTATCTCCcttaatttcacaattttcttaTCTCTTTCAAGCAATAAATTCCAAGGGGAAATACCTCAATCATTATGCAATGGTACATATCTTCTAGTTCTTGATCTATCTAATAACTCCTTGAGTGGCGCCATTCCCCAATGCTTCTACGCAATGAGTGAGACTCTAGGGGTTCTGAATCTAATGAGAAACAACCTCTCTGGCACAATATCTGACAAATTTCCAGGCAAATGTGGTTTACAAACTCTAAGTCTCAACGGCAACCTACTACATGGAAAGTTACCCGAGTCTCTAGCCAATTGCTCAAATTTGGAGGTCTTGGACATAGGGAACAACCATATTGAGGATGTTTTCCCATGTTACTTGAAGAACATATCCAGGTTACGTGTCCTTGTCCTGCGATCGAATAATTTTAGCGGGTCCATTGGTTGTGATGGGTCAAATGTCACCTGGCCTACGCTTCAGATTCTAGACCTAGCTTCAAACAATTTTACTGGTCAGTTTCCAAATAAATCCTTTTCTACCTGGAAGGCAATGATGGCCAATGAAGATAAGGTCGTGTCAAAGCTCAATCACCTCCAATTTAGATTCCTACATTTTGGTCAGTTATATTATCAAGACATGATAACAGTTACCAGTAAAGGTCTAGCAATTGAGCTGGTGAAAATTCTAACTATTTTCACCTCAATTGACATTTCTGCCAACAAGCTTGATGGGTCAATACCAGAAGACATAGGAGACCTCAAATCACTATATATTTTCAACTTGTCACATAACGCTCTTACAGGCAAAATCCCACCATCTCTGGGAAATTTGTCTGAGCTGGAATCATTAGACTTGTCAAGCAACATGCTCAAAGGGGAGATCCCTATGCAACTTGTAGATCTTACTTTCTTGGCAGTCCTAAACCTTTCGTTCAATAAGTTGGTGGGGTGGATTCCCCAAGGCAAGCAATTTGCTACGTTTTCTGAAAATTCCTATGAAGGGAACAGAGGATTATGTGGATCCCCGTTGGTGACAAAATGCACAAATGTTacagctccaccaccttcagcAACACAAAAATCTGAAGGCACAAGTTCAACTACTTTGATTGGATTTGATTGGCAGTTCATACTGACCGGATTGGGTTTTGGGGTTGGAGCAGCAGTTTTTGTTGCTCCCATAACATTTTGGGACAAAGGAAGAAAATGGCATGATGATAGCATTGATAAGATTCTTCTGGTGATTCTTCCAATGATGGGATTGTCTTATACTGGCTGTTATAATGCGAAAGTGGAGGCAGAGGAAGATATTGAAGATGAGAATACAGAAGACAGTGAagacaatgatgatgataatgaaatGGAAGATGAAGAAATTCGGGGCCGGTACTGTGTTATTTGTTCAAAACTTGACATCAGTAGGAAGAGGGTCATCCATGACCCTCTGTGTGCATGCCTTAACTCACCCCgcatttcttctttttcctctgcATCCTCGTCTTCTTCATAG
- the LOC115952462 gene encoding receptor-like protein 7 isoform X2, which produces MKISLFSWLFFVPICSIFLNLGIFVVSQNCLSDQRDLLQRFKNNLQFNHALSTKLVHWNASSNCCSWEGVTCSNGINEGRVIGLNLTKESIYGELVNSSPLFSLQHLQNLSLAFNNFSKSTIPAGFGNLTNLSYLNLSNAGFEGQIPLEISNLKRLVTLDLSISSLWSVSMLKIENPDLAMIVRNFGELKELYLDGVNISASGNNWCEALSSSLGNLTVLSMSNCYLSGPFNSSLSNLHSLSIIRLNFNPFNAPVPEFFANFTNLTSLSLSSCGLYGTFPEKVFRVLTLQTLDLSNNGLLQGSFPEFLPNASIRSLLLSTTNFSGALPDSIGNLTMLSRLDLSNCNFSGSIPKSIANLIQLVYLDMSFNEFNGLIPSFSMAKNLTQINLSHNNLEGSINSTRWEELIKLVNLDLGYNSIGGSIPMSPFSHPSLQKLQLSNNNFSGGLQEFNVSSYPLNTLDLSSNNLEGPLPASVINLQGIKSLLFSYNKFNGSFQLDGIQQLRNLSNLDLSYNKLSINYNGTTSSLLFPHFTTFKLASCNLRKFPDFLRNQSKLNTLDLSKNQIHGEIPNWIWKFNNLTYLNLSHNRLVTLQEPLPNLPSLLSVIDLHSNQLQGKLPDLPPVVQYLDFSMNNFSSVIPTSIGISLNFTIFLSLSSNKFQGEIPQSLCNGTYLLVLDLSNNSLSGAIPQCFYAMSETLGVLNLMRNNLSGTISDKFPGKCGLQTLSLNGNLLHGKLPESLANCSNLEVLDIGNNHIEDVFPCYLKNISRLRVLVLRSNNFSGSIGCDGSNVTWPTLQILDLASNNFTGQFPNKSFSTWKAMMANEDKVVSKLNHLQFRFLHFGQLYYQDMITVTSKGLAIELVKILTIFTSIDISANKLDGSIPEDIGDLKSLYIFNLSHNALTGKIPPSLGNLSELESLDLSSNMLKGEIPMQLVDLTFLAVLNLSFNKLVGWIPQGKQFATFSENSYEGNRGLCGSPLVTKCTNVTAPPPSATQKSEGTSSTTLIGFDWQFILTGLGFGVGAAVVVAPLTFWEKGRKWHDDCIDKIILVIFPMLGLSYTGCYNAKVEEDEDI; this is translated from the coding sequence ATGAAAATTTCACTCTTTTCATGGCTTTTCTTCGTACCCATATGCTCAATTTTCCTCAACCTCGGTATCTTTGTGGTGTCTCAAAACTGTCTTAGTGATCAGCGAGACTTGTTGCAAAGATTCAAGAACAACCTCCAATTCAACCATGCTTTGTCCACAAAACTGGTGCACTGGAATGCGAGCTCAAACTGCTGTTCTTGGGAAGGTGTAACTTGCAGCAATGGAATCAACGAGGGACGCGTTATTGGTCTCAATCTGACCAAGGAATCAATCTATGGTGAACTTGTCAATTCAAGTCCCCTTTTCAGTCTTCAACATCTCCAGAACCTGAGTTTGGCTTTTAACAACTTCAGCAAGTCTACGATTCCAGCGGGGTTTGGCAATCTGACGAATTTGAGTTATTTAAACCTATCAAATGCTGGCTTTGAGGGACAGATTCCCTTAGAGATTTCGAACTTGAAAAGGTTGGTTACCCTTGATTTGTCTATCTCTTCTTTGTGGAGTGTTTCTATGCTGAAAATTGAGAACCCAGATTTAGCTATGATAGTTAGGAATTTTGGGGAGCTAAAGGAACTTTATCTTGATGGTGTAAATATATCAGCGTCAGGGAATAACTGGTGTGAGGCCTTATCATCTTCACTGGGGAATCTTACGGTGTTGAGCATGTCAAATTGTTATCTTTCAGGGCCTTTTAATTCCTCCTTATCGAATCTTCATTCCCTCTCAATTATTCGTCTCAATTTTAATCCCTTTAATGCTCCAGTTCCAGAATTTTTCGCAAATTTCACAAATTTGACTTCCTTGAGTCTCAGTTCTTGTGGATTGTATGGAACATTTCCAGAAAAAGTCTTCCGGGTTCTAACACTGCAGACACTTGACTTGTCAAATAATGGACTACTTCAAGGTTCTTTCCCAGAATTTCTTCCAAATGCTTCTATTCGGTCATTGCTGCTTAGCACCACAAACTTTTCAGGGGCACTGCCAGATTCTATTGGTAACCTTACAATGTTGTCCAGATTAGATTTATCAAATTGCAATTTCAGTGGATCAATTCCTAAGTCAATTGCAAACCTTATTCAGTTGGTTTATTTGGATATGTCGTTCAATGAATTCAACGGACTGATTCCATCATTCAGCATGGCCAAGAATCTGACACAGATAAACCTTTCTCATAATAATCTGGAAGGTAGTATCAATTCCACTCGGTGGGAAGAGCTTATAAAACTGGTGAATCTTGACTTGGGTTACAATTCAATTGGAGGGAGTATTCCAATGTCCCCGTTTTCCCATCCATCACTGCAGAAACTACAactttcaaacaacaatttttctgGTGGACTCCAGGAATTTAATGTTTCTTCTTACCCATTGAACACCCTTGATTTGAGTAGCAACAACTTGGAAGGGCCCTTACCTGCGTCTGTCATCAACCTCCAAGGTATTAAATCCCTCTTATTTTCTTACAACAAATTTAATGGTTCCTTCCAGCTTGATGGGATTCAGCAACTACGGAATCTATCAAATCTTGATCTTTCTTACAACAAGTTGTCAATCAATTATAATGGTACCACTTCTTCCTTGCTCTTTCCCCATTTTACCACATTTAAGTTGGCTTCTTGCAACCTTCGCAAATTCCCTGATTTCTTGAGAAATCAATCCAAATTAAACACCCTAGACCTTTCAAAAAACCAGATTCATGGAGAGATACctaattggatttggaaatttaaTAATCTTACGTACCTAAATCTCTCTCATAACCGCCTTGTGACTCTACAGGAGCCTTTACCGAATCTTCCTTCTCTATTAAGTGTCATAGACCTTCACTCCAACCAACTCCAGGGGAAACTCCCAGATCTCCCACCAGTTGTTCAATATCTGGACTTCTCAATGAATAATTTCAGCTCTGTAATACCAACTAGCATTGGTATCTCCcttaatttcacaattttcttaTCTCTTTCAAGCAATAAATTCCAAGGGGAAATACCTCAATCATTATGCAATGGTACATATCTTCTAGTTCTTGATCTATCTAATAACTCCTTGAGTGGCGCCATTCCCCAATGCTTCTACGCAATGAGTGAGACTCTAGGGGTTCTGAATCTAATGAGAAACAACCTCTCTGGCACAATATCTGACAAATTTCCAGGCAAATGTGGTTTACAAACTCTAAGTCTCAACGGCAACCTACTACATGGAAAGTTACCCGAGTCTCTAGCCAATTGCTCAAATTTGGAGGTCTTGGACATAGGGAACAACCATATTGAGGATGTTTTCCCATGTTACTTGAAGAACATATCCAGGTTACGTGTCCTTGTCCTGCGATCGAATAATTTTAGCGGGTCCATTGGTTGTGATGGGTCAAATGTCACCTGGCCTACGCTTCAGATTCTAGACCTAGCTTCAAACAATTTTACTGGTCAGTTTCCAAATAAATCCTTTTCTACCTGGAAGGCAATGATGGCCAATGAAGATAAGGTCGTGTCAAAGCTCAATCACCTCCAATTTAGATTCCTACATTTTGGTCAGTTATATTATCAAGACATGATAACAGTTACCAGTAAAGGTCTAGCAATTGAGCTGGTGAAAATTCTAACTATTTTCACCTCAATTGACATTTCTGCCAACAAGCTTGATGGGTCAATACCAGAAGACATAGGAGACCTCAAATCACTATATATTTTCAACTTGTCACATAACGCTCTTACAGGCAAAATCCCACCATCTCTGGGAAATTTGTCTGAGCTGGAATCATTAGACTTGTCAAGCAACATGCTCAAAGGGGAGATCCCTATGCAACTTGTAGATCTTACTTTCTTGGCAGTCCTAAACCTTTCGTTCAATAAGTTGGTGGGGTGGATTCCCCAAGGCAAGCAATTTGCTACGTTTTCTGAAAATTCCTATGAAGGGAACAGAGGATTATGTGGATCCCCGTTGGTGACAAAATGCACAAATGTTacagctccaccaccttcagcAACACAAAAATCTGAAGGCACAAGTTCAACTACTTTGATTGGATTTGATTGGCAGTTCATACTGACCGGATTGG
- the LOC115953036 gene encoding thioredoxin-like protein 4B — protein sequence MSSYLLMVLTKKQEVDTMIRDTIDKVLVLRFGRASDPVCLQLDDILSKSAREVSKFASVALVDIDSNEIQVYVKYFDITFIPSTVFFFNAHHMKMDFGTADHTKWVGAFHKKQDFVDVVEAIYRGAMKGKLIVSCPLPPERIPKYQLLYKDV from the exons ATGAGCAGTTACCTATTGATGGTGCTGACAAAGAAACAAGAGGTGGACACAATGATCAGAGACACCATTGACAAGGTCCTTGTCCTCCGCTTTGGCCGTGCTTCTGATCCTGTCTGCCTTCAACTTGATGACATT CTTTCTAAATCTGCTCGGGAGGTATCCAAATTTGCAAGTGTAGCACTTGTAGATATTGATTCCAATGAAATTCAAGTTTATGTCAAGTATTTTGACATTACTTTCATACCTTCAacagttttctttttcaatgcTCATCACATGAAAATGGATTTTGG GACTGCAGATCACACTAAATGGGTTGGCGCATTTCACAAGAAGCAGGATTTTGTTGATGTTGTAGAG GCAATATATAGAGGGGCCATGAAAGGCAAGCTGATAGTGAGTTGCCCTCTGCCACCAGAGCGAATACCGAAGTATCAATTGTTATACAAGGATGTATAA
- the LOC115951949 gene encoding uncharacterized protein LOC115951949, which produces MTAGNVQFDSVALWVQIWGAPFDMASPTVAAEIGSRLGRVEEVEKRQKLETQNMFMRVKVAIPISKPIRRGGFIAGTDGQRTWVTFRYERLPMFCHWCGLMRHDLKHCALHFAALKNGGSVTCQYGEWLKSTGGWPRSPSRKDTTHKNTTQGNEEADRRWNNTSEGREAAEDDNRGSINPRDSDNSKKGKSMESGSSPDFTEQSITDMVVTELENSNSNGSAITRTENAEHVDIKKNNGPHFAKPRPTWTRIARMDHGPGDLVTEEPVAMLGKRGVYQDVQETEESIEKQSRKRSKSQTSSQCYTTTGCEKIVAEAWSKDWRAPTSLANTKEKIGHCGAELLAWGSSRTHPNAKEIKRLQKHVEQLSVGVMTEGSKAEFLVASKKLDDLLLKQEIYWAQRSRVNWLKYGDRNTKFFHSKASQRRRKNFIKGVRDQQNNWVEEIEDIAGVITNYFETIFEAGDCSKMEECLSVVPQKVTMDMQEILSREYSAEEIKAVLFQMGPTKAPGPDGMNALFYQKFWHIVGNDVIAVALDFLNSGIMVPEINYTHIVLTPKVNSPEKISDYRPISLCNVIYKIISKVLANRLKQILPHVISTSQSAFVPGRLISDNVLVVYETLHAMHCKKNGKKGGLALKLDVSKAYDRVEWSFLRGIMSKLGFPDTWVDRVMSCVTTPYFSVHINSKAYGNIVPTRGLRQGDPLSPYLFLLCVKGFTSLITKAEEEGKLHGVSICRRAPSVSHLLFADDSLLFCQATHDEVRTILELLQLYVESSGQCINMDKSLVYFSSNVEEERRQRIKELLGVKEVERFESYLGLPTLVGQAKYQTFSFLKDRVWKKIQGWKGKLLSRAGKEILIKAVAQSIPTYTMGVFQLPMKLCEELNAMCARFWWGQIDNERKIHWKKWSVLAQSKKKGGMGFRDLHSFNLAMLAKQGWRLLQQQESLVYKCFKAKYFPRGSFLEATDVPNSSYVWKSLLAAQPILRKGGCWRVGSGSSIRVTMDSWIPNHPTHRVLHPPRVDEWEWRVSELIDWRVKAWDRELIVAVFHKEDADVILCIPLSNRVVSDVLFWLHTKNGEYTVKSGYQIARLILKQEKDFGECSKDAGGSHIWKYVWKMKVPNKIRVFAWRACQNILPTRENLFRKKVAQDEFCERCNQAPKSVLHVLWECGAVQDVWAVAPGRLQKSVHGAEGVFAVA; this is translated from the exons ATGACGGCGGGGAACGTTCAGTTTGACTCAGTAGCGTTATGGGTTCAGATTTGGGGGGCACCTTTTGATATGGCCTCCCCAACAGTTGCAGCGGAGATAGGAAGCCGGTTAGGGAGAGTGGAGGAGGTTGAGAAGCGCCAAAAGTTGGAGACTCAGAACATGTTCATGCGGGTTAAAGTGGCTATCCCGATATCAAAACCAATACGTAGGGGTGGATTCATTGCAGGGACAGATGGGCAGCGTACATGGGTGACGTTTAGATACGAGCGTCTCCCTATGTTTTGTCATTGGTGTGGATTAATGAGACATGACCTGAAGCATTGTGCGTTGCATTTTGCTGCATTGAAGAATGGAGGTTCGGTGACATGCCAATATGGAGAATGGCTGAAGTCTACCGGCGGCTGGCCTCGGTCACCTTCAAGGAAGGATACTACTCATAAAAACACGACCCAAGGAAATGAAGAAGCTGACCGACGTTGGAATAATACCAGTGAAGGGAGGGAGGCGGCGGAGGATGATAACAGAGGCTCAATAAACCCTAGGGATAGCGACAAcagcaaaaaaggaaagagcATGGAATCAGGGAGCAGTCCGGATTTTACGGAGCAATCAATTACAGATATGGTGGTTACGGAGTTGGAGAATTCAAACTCCAACGGCTCTGCAATTACACGGACAGAGAATGCTGAGCACGTGGACATCAAAAAGAATAATGGGCCTCACTTTGCCAAGCCTAGGCCCACTTGGACTAGGATTGCACGGATGGATCATGGACCTGGGGATTTAGTTACTGAGGAGCCCGTGGCTATGTTAGGGAAGAGAGGGGTGTACCAGGATGTTCAGGAAACAGAGGAAAGCATAGAAAAACAGAGCAGGAAACGTAGCAAGTCTCAGACCAGTTCTCAATGTTATACAACGACGGGG TGTGAAAAGATTGTTGCTGAAGCTTGGTCCAAAGATTGGAGAGCACCGACCTCGCTGGCAAACACAAAGGAAAAGATTGGGCATTGTGGGGCCGAATTGCTTGCCTGGGGTTCTTCTAGGACCCATCCTAATGCCAAGGAAATTAAAAGATTGCAGAAACATGTGGAGCAGTTGAGTGTTGGGGTTATGACTGAGGGGAGCAAGGCAGAATTCTTGGTTGCTAGTAAAAAGCTTGACGATTTGTTACTCAAACAGGAGATATATTGGGCACAAAGATCTCGGGTTAATTGGCTGAAGTACGGGGatagaaatactaaatttttccaCTCCAAAGCCTCACAAAGGCGTcggaaaaattttattaagggAGTTAGAGATCAACAAAACAATTGGGTGGAGGAAATTGAGGATATTGCCGGTgttataacaaattattttgAGACTATTTTTGAAGCAGGTGATTGTAGCAAGATGGAGGAGTGTCTAAGTGTAGTTCCCCAAAAGGTGACGATGGATATGCAGGAGATTTTGTCCAGAGAATACAGTGCAGAGGAAATTAAGGCAGTATTGTTCCAAATGGGACCAACTAAGGCTCCTGGCCCCGACGGTATGAATGCtttgttttatcaaaaattttggcatattgttgGTAATGATGTCATTGCTGTTGcacttgattttctaaattcTGGAATTATGGTACCCGAAATAAACTATACTCATATTGTGCTCACTCCAAAAGTTAATTCACCGGAAAAGATATCAGATTATAGACCTATTAGCctatgtaatgttatttacaaaattatttcaaaagtgTTGGCTAACAGGTTGAAGCAGATTCTCCCTCATGTGATTTCTACTTCCCAAAGTGCTTTTGTCCCTGGTCGTCTCATCTCTGATAATGTCCTTGTGGTATATGAAACTCTCCATGCTATGCACTGTAAGAAGAATGGGAAAAAAGGCGGTTTAGCCTTGAAACTGGATGTCAGTAAGGCATATGATCGTGTTGAATGGTCTTTCCTTAGGGGCATCATGTCCAAACTGGGGTTTCCTGATACATGGGTTGACAGAGTAATGAGTTGTGTAACTACTCCTTACTTCTCAGTTCACATAAATAGCAAAGCTTATGGAAATATTGTCCCAACTAGGGGGCTTCGCCAAGGTGACCCGTTATCCCCATACTTGTTCCTTTTGTGTGTTAAGGGATTTACTTCCTTGATTACTAAAGCAGAAGAGGAGGGGAAGCTTCATGGTGTTTCAATTTGTAGAAGGGCGCCATCCGTTTCTCATCTTTTATTCGCTGATGACTCTCTCTTGTTCTGCCAAGCTACTCATGATGAGGTGAGAACTATTCTGGAATTATTACAATTATATGTTGAATCCTCTGGACAATGCATTAATATGGATAAATCCTTAGTCTATTTTAGTAGTAATGTGGAGGAGGAGCGAAGACAACGGATTAAGGAGTTGTTAGGGGTAAAGGAGGTGGAAAGGTTTGAATCCTATTTGGGGTTACCTACTTTGGTTGGCCAGGCAAAATACCAAACATTCTCATTTCTAAAAGATAGAGTGTGGAAAAAAATCCAAGGGTGGAAGGGTAAATTACTCTCAAGAGCGGGTAAGGAGATTTTGATCAAAGCGGTGGCTCAATCCATCCCCACTTACACTATGGGGGTTTTTCAACTACCTATGAAGCTTTGTGAGGAACTAAATGCTATGTGTGCtagattttggtgggggcagattgacaatgaaaggaaaattcattggaagaAGTGGAGTGTGTTGGCTCAATCGAAAAAGAAGGGAGGAATGGGCTTTAGAGACCTACACAGCTTCAATTTAGCCATGTTGGCCAAACAAGGATGGAGATTACTTCAACAACAAGAGTCTTTGGTGTATAAGTGCTTTAAAGCTAAATATTTTCCACGGGGTTCCTTCCTAGAAGCTACGGATGTGCCGAATAGTTCTTATGTTTGGAAAAGTTTATTAGCAGCCCAACCAATCCTAAGGAAAGGAGGTTGTTGGAGGGTAGGCAGTGGGTCCTCTATTCGGGTAACCATGGATAGCTGGATTCCTAATCATCCTACACATAGAGTGCTTCACCCACCCCGGGTGGATGAGTGGGAATGGAGAGTGTCCGAGCTTATTGATTGGAGGGTTAAAGCTTGGGATAgggagcttattgttgctgtcTTTCATAAGGAAGATGCTGATGTAATTCTTTGTATTCCATTGAGTAACAGGGTGGTGTCAGATGTGTTATTTTGGCTTCACACCAAGAATGGAGAGTACACAGTGAAGTCGGGGTATCAGATAGCTAGGCTGATTCTAAAGCAGGAGAAGGATTTTGGGGAGTGCTCAAAGGATGCGGGTGGTTCTCATATCTGGAAATATGTATGGAAGATGAAAGTGCCGAATAAGATACGTGTATTTGCATGGAGAGCTTGCCAAAACATTCTGCCTACTCGTGAGAATTTGTTTCGTAAGAAAGTGGCTCAAGATGAGTTTTGTGAGCGATGTAACCAAGCTCCCAAATCAGTTCTTCATGTGCTTTGGGAGTGCGGTGCAGTGCAAGACGTGTGGGCAGTTGCTCCAGGCAGATTGCAAAAAAGTGTGCACGGAGCAGAGGGAGTTTTTGCAGTTGCTTGA